A window of Pedococcus aerophilus contains these coding sequences:
- a CDS encoding DUF6286 domain-containing protein — MSQEWQGAASSAPGDPQHVAPRVPLRPTGAPPAARVAILLALLLLVLAAVLVRDVLVITGAVSGDPWTSSALRSVDGLQPQSWMVPAGVVVTLVGLWVVLTALRPRPRPDIELGTSGAIWVDRSDTARLAQTAATTADGVLDARATATRRGVRVTVTTTAEDVKPVAADVRSQVERALAELSPTPSVSVKASTTGGVS; from the coding sequence ATGAGCCAGGAATGGCAGGGTGCCGCGTCGTCGGCGCCCGGAGACCCGCAGCACGTGGCACCCCGTGTCCCGTTGCGTCCCACGGGTGCCCCACCCGCAGCACGGGTCGCGATCCTCTTGGCGCTCCTGCTGCTCGTGCTCGCTGCGGTGCTGGTGCGCGACGTGCTCGTGATCACCGGAGCCGTCAGTGGAGACCCGTGGACGTCCTCGGCTCTGCGTTCCGTGGACGGACTGCAGCCGCAGTCGTGGATGGTGCCGGCCGGCGTGGTCGTCACCCTCGTGGGGCTCTGGGTCGTCCTGACCGCCCTGCGACCGCGGCCCCGTCCCGACATCGAGCTCGGCACCAGCGGTGCCATCTGGGTCGACCGGTCCGACACGGCGCGACTCGCGCAGACGGCCGCCACCACGGCCGACGGCGTCCTGGACGCCCGCGCCACCGCGACCCGTCGCGGGGTCCGCGTCACGGTCACCACGACCGCCGAGGACGTCAAGCCCGTTGCCGCCGACGTCCGCTCCCAGGTGGAGCGCGCGCTCGCCGAGCTGTCGCCCACCCCGTCCGTGTCCGTCAAGGCCTCGACCACCGGAGGTGTCTCATGA
- a CDS encoding Asp23/Gls24 family envelope stress response protein codes for MADPTTTAAATSTAGAVAADGAQRAPEERGTLELKDAVVVHVAEQAALSVDGVVRHSSGLDVVTHRDLPRVDADRAGDRVRAAVELAVVWPTPLAPAAQAVRESVRSALANLLGLTVDAVDVTINQILPASAGTPSRRVV; via the coding sequence GTGGCTGACCCGACCACGACGGCAGCAGCGACCTCCACCGCGGGTGCCGTTGCCGCTGACGGCGCACAGCGTGCCCCCGAGGAGCGGGGCACCCTGGAGCTCAAGGACGCTGTCGTCGTGCACGTCGCCGAGCAGGCGGCCCTGTCGGTCGACGGGGTCGTGCGCCACTCCAGCGGCCTGGACGTCGTGACCCACCGGGACCTGCCCCGCGTCGACGCCGACCGGGCGGGCGACAGGGTGCGGGCCGCCGTCGAGCTGGCCGTGGTCTGGCCGACGCCGCTGGCCCCTGCCGCGCAGGCGGTCCGCGAGTCGGTGCGGTCCGCCCTCGCCAACCTGCTGGGCCTGACCGTCGATGCCGTCGACGTGACCATCAACCAGATCCTCCCCGCCAGTGCGGGGACCCCCTCGAGGAGGGTCGTATGA
- a CDS encoding DUF2273 domain-containing protein: protein MTTSTIGLLAGLLLGVAAAAGGFTGFLVALVLGIVGFLLGGQRDGELDLSGLFRGRGRG, encoded by the coding sequence ATGACCACCTCCACCATCGGCCTTCTCGCCGGCCTGCTGCTCGGCGTCGCTGCCGCAGCCGGCGGCTTCACCGGCTTCCTCGTCGCCCTCGTGCTGGGCATCGTCGGCTTCCTCCTCGGTGGACAGCGCGACGGCGAGCTCGACCTGAGCGGCCTCTTCCGCGGTCGCGGCCGTGGCTGA
- a CDS encoding Asp23/Gls24 family envelope stress response protein has protein sequence MADSQTTQTSSAVSKPAESALTTSQGKTVIADVVVSKIAGIATREVAGVHDLGGGTARAVGALRERIPGSRTNQSQGVGVEVGEKQAAIDIDLVAQYGVGIADLAGAIRRNVIAAVERMTGLEVTEVNITVHDVHLEDDETSADETDSSPRVQ, from the coding sequence ATGGCTGACAGCCAGACCACCCAGACCTCCTCCGCGGTGTCGAAGCCCGCCGAGTCCGCCCTCACCACCTCGCAGGGCAAGACGGTCATCGCCGACGTCGTCGTCTCCAAGATCGCCGGCATCGCCACCCGCGAGGTCGCGGGGGTCCACGACCTGGGCGGCGGCACCGCCCGCGCCGTCGGGGCGCTGCGCGAGCGCATCCCCGGCAGCCGCACCAACCAGTCGCAGGGTGTCGGAGTCGAGGTGGGCGAGAAGCAGGCCGCCATCGACATCGACCTCGTCGCGCAGTACGGCGTCGGCATCGCCGACCTGGCCGGAGCCATCCGCCGCAACGTCATCGCCGCCGTCGAGCGGATGACCGGGCTCGAGGTGACCGAGGTCAACATCACCGTCCACGACGTGCACCTCGAGGACGACGAGACGTCCGCGGACGAGACCGACTCCTCGCCGCGCGTGCAGTGA
- a CDS encoding sigma-70 family RNA polymerase sigma factor encodes MSDGGRATVAPSDRTGDAALARAAALGDREAFEVIVHRYGPALYRYAARTTGDAGDAQDVVQEAFVAAWKALDRFDARSSLKTWLFSIVSHKVADRNRRSRALPIDDALMEAIPTGGGDPFAEATHQELVDALDHALRELPYRQRACWILVEIEGMSQAEVAEAQGMTPDAVRGHLFRARRNLSERMARWKR; translated from the coding sequence GTGAGCGACGGGGGGCGGGCGACGGTTGCGCCGAGCGACCGCACCGGCGACGCAGCGCTGGCCCGGGCTGCCGCCCTCGGCGACCGCGAGGCCTTCGAGGTCATCGTCCATCGCTACGGCCCCGCGCTCTACCGGTATGCAGCGCGCACGACGGGCGACGCAGGCGACGCGCAGGACGTCGTGCAGGAAGCCTTCGTCGCAGCGTGGAAGGCCCTGGACCGCTTCGATGCCCGGTCCTCGCTCAAGACCTGGCTCTTCTCGATCGTGTCCCACAAGGTCGCCGACCGGAACCGGCGGTCGCGCGCGCTGCCCATCGACGACGCGCTCATGGAGGCCATCCCCACCGGCGGTGGCGACCCCTTCGCCGAGGCCACCCACCAGGAGCTCGTCGACGCCCTGGACCACGCACTGCGCGAATTGCCCTATCGTCAGCGCGCCTGCTGGATCCTCGTCGAGATCGAGGGGATGAGCCAGGCCGAGGTGGCCGAGGCGCAGGGCATGACCCCGGACGCGGTGCGCGGCCACCTGTTCCGGGCCCGTCGCAACCTGAGCGAGAGGATGGCAAGGTGGAAGAGGTGA
- a CDS encoding class I SAM-dependent methyltransferase: MTAPPLGGHPRVSTIEELMELLDSLYGADADRTSVGASDFWGRLLQQSDHVLNTDLPDANLVAWRSAGHLPSVGDLGRRPTALDVGCGLGRNANWLASQDFSVTGIDIAEPALAEAIRRGGARADGERARYLSRDFLRDEVPGAPFDLVYDSGCFHHLAPHRRISYRAALDVALAPGGWFGICTFAAGRMGSTADDAQLLRQGALDGGVGYSLVELEHVFADLELVAAGRLPAADEVGEPVFTQDFLHAALFCRP; this comes from the coding sequence ATGACCGCACCACCCCTTGGCGGCCACCCCCGCGTGAGCACCATCGAGGAGCTCATGGAGCTCCTCGACTCCCTGTATGGCGCCGACGCCGACCGCACCAGCGTGGGCGCCTCCGACTTCTGGGGGCGCCTCCTCCAGCAATCCGACCACGTGCTCAACACCGACCTTCCCGACGCGAACCTCGTCGCCTGGCGCTCGGCCGGTCACCTGCCGTCGGTCGGGGACCTTGGCCGCCGCCCCACCGCCCTCGATGTCGGCTGCGGCCTCGGTCGCAATGCGAACTGGCTTGCATCGCAGGATTTCTCGGTCACTGGGATCGACATCGCCGAGCCGGCGCTGGCCGAGGCGATCCGGCGGGGCGGGGCCCGCGCGGACGGTGAGCGGGCTCGATACCTCTCCCGCGACTTCCTCCGCGACGAGGTGCCCGGCGCTCCCTTCGACCTGGTGTACGACTCCGGGTGCTTCCACCACCTGGCCCCGCACCGACGGATCTCCTACCGCGCCGCCCTCGACGTGGCCTTGGCCCCGGGCGGCTGGTTCGGGATCTGCACCTTCGCCGCAGGACGGATGGGCTCCACTGCTGACGACGCCCAGCTGCTGCGCCAGGGCGCCCTCGACGGAGGGGTGGGCTACTCCCTCGTGGAGCTGGAGCACGTCTTCGCCGACCTCGAGCTCGTCGCGGCAGGGCGGCTGCCGGCAGCGGACGAGGTGGGCGAGCCCGTGTTCACCCAGGACTTCCTGCACGCCGCTCTCTTCTGCCGCCCCTGA
- a CDS encoding NAD(P)-dependent oxidoreductase: MPDLSEDEIPSPEAVAFVGLGRMGLPMSLNLARAGAEVRAWNRSPRTVDDAPAGWTLAPSIAEAVGGARVVVTMLPDLGDVVACLDSLLVEGQIVIVMGTVSPTAVTGWGAELAARGVDLVDAPVSGGTVGADEGSLSIMVGGEEGPVGRVLPVLATMGTARHLGQLGSGQLAKACNQVVVGVTLTALAEAVALGEAGGLDVGALLDVLAGGLAGSRALDVKRGLLESGDFTPGGRAAYQHKDLGFALAAARATGTTLPVTALVDQLYGAMVATGRGDDDHSGVVELTRLLSSPRPRPPEANRRG, encoded by the coding sequence ATGCCGGACCTTTCCGAGGACGAGATCCCGAGCCCCGAGGCGGTGGCCTTCGTCGGCCTGGGCCGGATGGGCCTGCCCATGTCGCTCAACCTGGCCCGCGCCGGGGCGGAGGTTCGCGCGTGGAACCGCAGCCCGCGCACGGTTGACGACGCGCCAGCCGGTTGGACCCTTGCCCCGTCCATCGCCGAGGCGGTCGGCGGTGCCCGTGTGGTCGTCACGATGCTGCCGGACCTCGGCGATGTCGTGGCGTGCCTCGACTCCCTGCTCGTGGAGGGTCAGATCGTCATCGTGATGGGCACGGTCTCGCCGACCGCCGTCACCGGGTGGGGCGCCGAGCTCGCCGCGCGCGGGGTCGACCTCGTCGACGCACCGGTCAGCGGGGGGACGGTCGGTGCCGACGAGGGCTCCCTGTCGATCATGGTCGGCGGGGAGGAAGGTCCGGTCGGACGGGTGCTGCCCGTCCTGGCCACGATGGGGACGGCCCGGCACCTCGGGCAACTGGGCAGCGGCCAGCTGGCCAAGGCCTGCAACCAGGTCGTCGTCGGCGTGACCCTCACCGCCCTCGCCGAGGCAGTCGCCCTCGGGGAGGCCGGCGGGCTGGACGTCGGCGCCCTGCTCGACGTCCTCGCCGGCGGGCTCGCCGGGAGTCGCGCCCTCGACGTGAAACGTGGCCTGCTCGAGAGCGGGGACTTCACCCCGGGTGGCAGGGCCGCCTATCAGCACAAGGACCTCGGCTTCGCCCTCGCCGCCGCGCGTGCCACCGGGACGACGCTTCCCGTGACCGCCCTGGTCGACCAGCTGTACGGCGCGATGGTCGCCACCGGACGCGGGGACGACGACCACAGCGGCGTCGTCGAGCTGACCAGGCTGCTGTCGTCGCCGCGTCCACGTCCGCCCGAGGCCAACCGGCGCGGTTGA
- a CDS encoding ABC transporter ATP-binding protein, with amino-acid sequence MSTTPVVHVHHAVVRHGTSVLVDVEDLRLAPGRALTIVGESGSGKSVLAHAVMGTLPRELAPSGRVDIDGCPHDLADRGGRRALWGRRLALLPQEPVLALDPTMRVRGQVAEGARGWRPRSREALLEADRRLRGVGLGGATAAYPHMLSGGMAQRAAYAAATIGGAEVLIVDEPSKGLDPAALDALATLLQEHLERGGALLTITHDIGLARRLGGEVWVMRESAVVERGPSGRVLSEPEHPYSRELLAAEPSRWDRPWMRATEPSRDGEPLVQAQGVTVEYGGRPVLRDLDLAVHPEDRLAVSGPSGAGKSTAADVLLGLVPPTRGRVRRGPAVRDGGFQKLYQEPTPSFPARVPLGVGLADVARRYGAAPGRVAELLEGVAVRSDLLARRPGQVSGGELQRIALVRALLARPVLLVADEATSRLDLASQAWTVDCLMTEVEEHGCALVAVTHDSDLAAAVGSRRLELTAPPTGSTRD; translated from the coding sequence ATGAGCACCACCCCCGTGGTCCACGTGCACCACGCCGTGGTCCGGCACGGCACGAGCGTCCTCGTCGACGTCGAGGACCTGCGCCTGGCTCCCGGGCGGGCGTTGACCATCGTCGGCGAGAGCGGCTCGGGCAAATCCGTGCTCGCCCACGCCGTCATGGGCACGCTGCCTCGCGAGCTGGCGCCCTCCGGACGCGTCGACATCGACGGATGCCCCCACGACCTCGCCGACCGGGGCGGCCGCCGCGCCCTGTGGGGGAGGCGGCTGGCGCTGCTCCCGCAGGAACCGGTCTTGGCGCTCGACCCGACGATGCGGGTCCGCGGGCAGGTCGCCGAGGGCGCCCGCGGCTGGCGACCCCGCAGTCGCGAGGCCCTGCTCGAGGCGGACCGGCGCCTCCGTGGGGTGGGGCTGGGTGGTGCCACGGCGGCATACCCGCACATGCTCTCGGGGGGCATGGCCCAGCGGGCCGCGTATGCCGCCGCGACCATCGGCGGCGCGGAGGTCCTCATCGTCGACGAGCCCTCGAAGGGGCTGGACCCGGCGGCGCTGGACGCCCTCGCCACCCTCCTCCAGGAGCACCTCGAACGCGGTGGCGCCCTGCTCACCATCACCCACGACATCGGGCTGGCGCGCCGGCTGGGCGGGGAGGTGTGGGTGATGCGGGAGTCCGCAGTCGTCGAGCGTGGCCCGAGTGGGCGCGTGCTCAGCGAACCCGAGCACCCCTACTCACGGGAGCTGCTCGCCGCCGAGCCCTCGCGCTGGGACCGGCCGTGGATGCGCGCCACCGAGCCGTCGAGGGACGGGGAGCCGCTCGTTCAGGCGCAGGGGGTCACGGTGGAGTACGGCGGGCGGCCGGTGCTGCGCGACCTCGACCTGGCCGTGCACCCCGAGGACCGGCTCGCCGTGTCCGGACCCAGCGGTGCGGGCAAGTCCACGGCGGCCGACGTCCTGCTCGGGCTCGTGCCGCCGACCCGTGGGCGGGTGCGACGCGGCCCTGCGGTCCGGGACGGCGGGTTCCAGAAGCTCTACCAGGAGCCGACCCCGTCGTTCCCTGCCCGCGTGCCGCTGGGGGTGGGGCTGGCCGACGTGGCCCGCCGGTACGGCGCCGCGCCGGGTCGCGTGGCCGAGCTCCTGGAGGGGGTCGCGGTCAGGTCCGACCTGCTCGCTCGACGTCCCGGCCAGGTGAGCGGCGGTGAGCTGCAACGGATCGCGCTCGTCCGGGCCCTGCTGGCGCGGCCCGTCCTGCTCGTCGCCGACGAGGCCACGTCGCGACTGGACCTGGCCAGCCAGGCCTGGACCGTGGACTGCCTCATGACCGAGGTGGAGGAGCACGGCTGCGCCTTGGTCGCCGTCACGCACGACTCCGACCTCGCCGCCGCAGTGGGCTCCCGAAGGCTGGAGCTCACGGCGCCGCCGACCGGGTCGACGCGGGACTGA
- a CDS encoding ABC transporter permease produces MTATSTTAVSTTPTPTLVTGPDRGDGRAGRARRHRTARLASWGGLGLVALLALAGPALLPDPAAQDLGRYLEPPSVAEPLGRDEYGRSVLARLAHATRLSLVLALGCVATAVVLGTVTGVLAARLGGWVDAGLRAVSEAFVAVPALLVVLLVAAMAPAGSLVALYVGIALAQWVEYFRVVRARSSRVLGSTAVQAAGLLDLGTVHVLRRHLLPELRPLVATLAPLGLVTSVLAMSTLGFVKVGLQPPRAELGLMVTESFPFYDVAPWLCLAPVAVLFVITVSLLGLRETEEIR; encoded by the coding sequence ATGACGGCCACCTCGACCACCGCGGTCTCCACGACCCCGACGCCCACCCTCGTCACCGGGCCCGATCGCGGCGACGGGCGCGCGGGTCGCGCGAGGCGGCACCGCACCGCACGACTGGCGTCGTGGGGCGGACTCGGACTGGTCGCCCTCCTCGCGCTCGCGGGTCCGGCACTGCTGCCGGACCCGGCCGCGCAGGACCTCGGCCGGTACCTCGAGCCTCCGAGCGTCGCGGAGCCGCTCGGTCGCGACGAGTACGGACGCAGCGTCCTCGCGCGCCTCGCCCACGCGACCCGGCTATCGCTGGTGCTCGCGCTCGGGTGCGTGGCGACGGCCGTGGTGCTCGGGACGGTGACAGGTGTCCTGGCCGCCCGCCTGGGTGGCTGGGTGGATGCGGGGTTGCGCGCGGTGTCCGAGGCCTTCGTGGCGGTGCCGGCGCTGCTCGTGGTGCTGCTCGTCGCGGCGATGGCACCGGCCGGCAGCCTGGTGGCGCTCTACGTCGGGATCGCGCTGGCCCAGTGGGTCGAGTACTTCCGGGTGGTACGCGCCCGCAGCTCGCGCGTGCTCGGGTCGACCGCCGTCCAGGCAGCCGGGCTGCTCGACCTCGGGACGGTGCACGTCCTGCGGCGGCACCTGCTGCCCGAGCTGCGGCCGCTCGTGGCGACGCTCGCGCCGCTCGGCCTGGTCACGTCCGTCCTGGCGATGTCGACGCTGGGCTTCGTCAAGGTCGGGCTCCAGCCGCCACGCGCGGAGCTGGGGTTGATGGTGACCGAGTCCTTCCCGTTCTACGACGTCGCACCCTGGCTGTGCCTCGCCCCGGTCGCCGTCCTGTTCGTCATCACCGTGAGCCTGCTGGGGCTGCGGGAAACCGAGGAGATCCGATGA
- a CDS encoding ABC transporter permease, producing MTGKLTHAEPGTASPPARPRTGVPVRMLAGVLARRGVQAVSVALLVSVLCFVITLRLPGDAAYRIAAGRYGSDLVDSESAAAVRTELGLDRPAWVQLGDWLGSLVQLDLGRSLVTSRPVAQEVAFYLVGTLQLATAALVVAVVLGTGLGVAAARRPGGLVDRLVAVWVASVRAVPPFLLGLLLVVVVSAQLGLLPAVGHGTAASLVLPVTTLGAGLSGLVAGVTRDTVVEVHRSEWVRFARTKGLSERWVVLRHVVRNAAVVLVPYLGVQAVVLVEGVVVVESLFSWQGLGHALVHATFWRDVPVLQATALVLALLVVTVNTVVDLAGVWLDPRPRGAGVAS from the coding sequence GTGACCGGAAAGCTGACCCACGCCGAGCCGGGCACCGCCTCGCCGCCTGCGCGGCCACGTACCGGGGTTCCCGTCAGGATGCTCGCCGGGGTGCTGGCGCGGCGCGGGGTGCAGGCGGTCTCCGTCGCCCTCCTCGTGTCGGTGCTCTGCTTCGTCATCACCCTGCGACTACCCGGCGACGCCGCCTACCGGATCGCCGCGGGGCGTTACGGGTCCGACCTCGTCGACTCGGAGTCGGCTGCGGCCGTCCGGACCGAGCTCGGCCTCGACCGCCCCGCCTGGGTGCAGCTCGGGGACTGGCTCGGCTCACTGGTCCAGCTCGACCTCGGGCGTTCACTGGTCACCTCGCGCCCGGTGGCGCAGGAGGTCGCGTTCTACCTCGTGGGCACCCTTCAGCTCGCGACCGCCGCCCTGGTGGTGGCCGTCGTCCTGGGAACCGGGCTCGGCGTCGCGGCGGCCCGTCGCCCCGGCGGGCTCGTGGACCGGCTCGTCGCCGTCTGGGTCGCCTCGGTGCGCGCCGTGCCGCCGTTCCTCCTCGGGCTGCTGCTCGTCGTGGTGGTCTCGGCACAGCTCGGGCTGCTGCCTGCCGTCGGCCACGGCACCGCGGCCAGCCTGGTCCTGCCGGTCACCACACTCGGGGCGGGTCTGTCCGGTCTGGTCGCCGGAGTCACCCGCGACACCGTCGTGGAGGTGCACCGGTCGGAGTGGGTGCGCTTCGCGCGGACCAAGGGACTGTCCGAGCGCTGGGTCGTTCTTCGCCACGTGGTGCGCAACGCAGCGGTCGTGCTCGTGCCCTACCTCGGGGTGCAGGCCGTGGTGCTCGTCGAGGGGGTCGTCGTCGTCGAGAGCCTGTTCTCCTGGCAGGGACTCGGTCACGCACTGGTCCACGCGACCTTCTGGCGCGACGTCCCCGTCCTGCAGGCGACCGCCCTCGTGCTGGCGCTGCTCGTCGTCACGGTGAACACCGTGGTCGACCTGGCCGGGGTGTGGCTCGATCCGCGCCCGCGGGGTGCGGGGGTGGCGTCATGA
- a CDS encoding ABC transporter substrate-binding protein — MHRRTAVAALAASLALTTGACAATDQRTAAPTTLRVAGPFEVHSLEPAADGELFTRLEVTETLVTSDVRGQLSPGLARDWRPSSDRTQWTFDLVEGATFHDGTPVTGEVVAVSLERAAQEPASPLADLDVEGVDSAGQAVTVRLAAPALTLPAVLTHYSTAVLAPGSYGTDGRVRSVIGTGPYAIDEIALPSRVSTTRAKQWRGKAPAVESVQFQAVGRAETRALMAVSGQADVVFGLEPAGRSRVDAADSVRMESSLQPRTLMLKLNADHPALADVRVRRALSLALDRPAMAQAVLREQDLAATQLLPPSLEAWHSTEVAPLRHDVQEARAQLAAAGWAPGADGVVRKDGTKLELTLLTYPDRPELPALATAIQAELAKVGVAVRVDVTNSSEIPAGQKDGSLEMALVAKHFALVSDPLVDIAAVFAPGGSDWGVMNWQDDDMDQAVKALLTGTSEQRGAQARETIVETAQAELPLVPVAWYRMNAAVSDRVDGFVMDPLETTWRISGTSWAR; from the coding sequence ATGCACCGCCGAACTGCCGTCGCGGCCCTCGCCGCGAGCCTGGCGCTGACGACCGGCGCCTGCGCTGCCACCGACCAGCGCACCGCCGCCCCCACCACCCTGCGCGTCGCCGGGCCGTTCGAGGTCCACAGCCTCGAACCCGCCGCGGACGGTGAGCTCTTCACCCGTCTGGAGGTGACCGAGACGCTGGTGACCAGCGACGTCCGGGGCCAGCTCTCCCCGGGCCTGGCCAGGGACTGGCGGCCCTCGTCCGACCGCACGCAGTGGACCTTCGACCTCGTGGAGGGTGCCACCTTCCACGACGGGACCCCGGTCACGGGTGAGGTCGTGGCCGTGTCCCTGGAGCGGGCCGCGCAGGAGCCGGCGAGCCCGCTGGCCGACCTCGACGTCGAGGGGGTCGACTCCGCCGGGCAGGCCGTGACCGTGCGGCTGGCGGCCCCGGCCCTGACGCTGCCCGCCGTCCTCACCCACTACAGCACGGCGGTCCTGGCCCCCGGCAGCTACGGCACGGACGGCCGCGTGCGGTCCGTCATCGGCACGGGCCCCTACGCGATCGACGAGATCGCGCTGCCCTCGCGCGTGAGCACCACCCGCGCGAAGCAGTGGCGGGGCAAGGCGCCCGCCGTGGAGTCGGTGCAGTTCCAGGCGGTCGGTCGCGCCGAGACCCGCGCCCTGATGGCCGTCTCGGGTCAGGCGGACGTCGTCTTCGGGCTGGAGCCGGCGGGCCGCTCGCGCGTGGACGCCGCCGACTCCGTGCGGATGGAGTCCAGCCTCCAGCCGCGCACGCTCATGCTCAAGCTCAATGCCGACCACCCCGCCCTGGCCGACGTGCGGGTCCGTCGCGCCCTCAGCCTGGCCCTCGACCGCCCCGCCATGGCGCAGGCCGTGCTCCGGGAGCAGGACCTCGCGGCCACCCAGCTGCTGCCCCCGTCCCTCGAGGCGTGGCACTCCACCGAGGTCGCGCCCCTGCGCCACGACGTGCAGGAGGCGCGGGCCCAGCTCGCCGCCGCAGGGTGGGCGCCGGGCGCCGATGGGGTGGTCCGCAAGGACGGCACGAAGTTGGAGCTGACCCTCCTCACCTACCCCGACCGACCCGAGCTCCCGGCGCTCGCCACCGCCATCCAGGCGGAGCTGGCCAAAGTCGGAGTGGCCGTCCGCGTCGACGTGACGAACTCCAGCGAGATCCCTGCCGGGCAGAAGGACGGCAGCCTCGAGATGGCCCTCGTCGCCAAGCACTTCGCCCTGGTCTCGGACCCGCTCGTCGACATCGCGGCCGTGTTCGCCCCCGGCGGCTCCGACTGGGGGGTCATGAACTGGCAGGACGACGACATGGACCAGGCCGTGAAGGCGCTGCTGACCGGTACGTCGGAGCAGCGCGGTGCGCAGGCGCGCGAGACGATCGTGGAGACGGCCCAGGCGGAGCTGCCCCTCGTCCCGGTCGCCTGGTACCGCATGAACGCCGCCGTCTCGGACCGGGTCGACGGCTTCGTCATGGACCCGCTCGAGACGACCTGGCGCATCTCGGGGACCTCGTGGGCACGGTGA
- a CDS encoding GNAT family N-acetyltransferase: protein MDGWTTTTGEADAALDQRLSDELDGVNASATAAVPAARELTVKVLDDGGDLVAGVSGWTWGEAAGIAMTWVHAKVRGSGVGAGLLRAFEEEARARGCARVFVTSFTFQAPGFYERAGYREIFRWQGVPVDGSDDVHFRKDL, encoded by the coding sequence ATGGACGGATGGACGACGACGACCGGTGAGGCGGACGCCGCCCTCGACCAGCGCCTCAGCGACGAGCTGGACGGGGTGAATGCCTCTGCGACCGCCGCGGTGCCGGCGGCGCGGGAGCTCACGGTGAAGGTGCTCGACGACGGGGGTGACCTCGTCGCAGGGGTCTCGGGCTGGACCTGGGGTGAAGCTGCCGGCATCGCGATGACGTGGGTGCACGCGAAGGTCCGCGGTAGTGGGGTCGGGGCCGGGCTGCTGCGCGCGTTCGAGGAGGAGGCGCGCGCCAGGGGGTGCGCCCGGGTGTTCGTCACCTCCTTCACCTTCCAGGCGCCGGGCTTCTACGAGCGGGCGGGGTATCGCGAGATCTTCCGCTGGCAGGGGGTGCCCGTCGACGGATCCGACGACGTCCACTTCCGCAAGGACCTGTGA